One Bemisia tabaci chromosome 7, PGI_BMITA_v3 DNA window includes the following coding sequences:
- the LOC109035268 gene encoding uncharacterized protein, whose translation MLVVSVLVACSSVFVSWITAEGAEPPDDPRNATHPRLDPRVDLKPAAASGYIFRHDANSKPTLIRFGDHNLDQLEEFLKKTGFASSLPGSHRKPPESPIDDSGGHYPSDPPASPETPHYVPFDPSSLDEDTVDPLVPLNFNFSGANYDVNEVNYDDVNSSDVNENDVNEDDVGEDPDYDYQEETTESGPEAGNSTSGADYPEYSEATPPTDEQESNLEDKSEGFDEPAEAQNNSPAKRLTSPTVKAFIAPIFDLGGKGRAGPLLEPLKYSTIGHHKNEPFHSPLVDDTYDDHDTYRHHPRKYSKGGGNSYDSGFHSSHGDKGSKGYDSAHDFHDGEYGHHGKEGKKGYYNDKAGHKNGYHDGGSHYGTHHAGEHGKKGAAWGETGHHKKGHKTTGYHNTYHKDEYKKEHKFYDDAHKEGYHDKHGSHHADHGKHSGGKKHGGYHDSAYNEGHKGKSGFYDKGHFDNEHAGHKGASGFDSNFGNFDEFGKKSGFNEHNKFGFSDF comes from the exons ATGTTAGTGGTTAGTGTTCTCGTGGCGTGCAGTTCCGTTTTCGTCAGTTGGATCACCGCTGAGGGTGCCGAGCCCCCCGATGACCCCCGGAACGCCACCCACCCCCGGCTGGACCCCCGGGTGGACTTAAAACCGGCGGCAGCTTCGGGGTATATCTTCAGACACGACGCCAACAGCAAACCCACCCTCATCAGATTTGGCGATCATAATTTGGACCAGCTTGAGGAGTTTCTCAAGAAGACAG GCTTTGCGAGCTCACTGCCGGGGTCTCACAGAAAACCCCCCGAGAGCCCGATCGACGACAGCGGGGGGCACTACCCCTCAGACCCCCCTGCGTCCCCCGAAACCCCCCACTACGTGCCATTCGACCCGTCCTCGCTGGACGAGGACACCGTCGACCCTCTCGTGCCACTTAACTTTAACTTCTCAGGTGCCAACTACGACGTCAACGAAGTCAACTACGATGACGTCAATAGCAGCGACGTCAACGAAAATGACGTCAACGAGGATGACGTCGGCGAAGACCCCGACTACGACTACCAAGAAGAAACAACAGAAAGCGGGCCGGAGGCCGGCAATTCCACCTCCGGGGCGGACTACCCCGAATACTCGGAGGCGACACCCCCGACCGACGAGCAAGAGAGCAACCTCGAAGACAAGTCGGAGGGGTTCGACGAACCCGCCGAGGCGCAGAACAATTCCCCCGCCAAGCGCCTGACCTCCCCCACCGTCAAAGCCTTCATCGCGCCGATCTTCGACCTCGGCGGTAAAGGCCGCGCAGGGCCTTTGCTAGAACCACTCAAGTACTCCACGATCGGGCACCACAAGAACGAACCCTTCCACAGCCCCCTGGTGGACGACACATACGACGACCACGACACATACCGTCACCACCCGCGGAAGTACTCGAAAGGAGGCGGCAACAGCTACGACTCAGGCTTCCACTCGAGTCACGGAGACAAGGGGTCGAAAGGTTACGACAGTGCCCACGACTTCCACGACGGCGAGTACGGACACCACGGGAAGGAAGGCAAGAAGGGATACTACAACGACAAGGCCGGGCACAAGAACGGGTACCACGACGGAGGGAGCCATTACGGGACGCACCACGCGGGGGAGCACGGGAAGAAGGGGGCGGCGTGGGGCGAGACGGGGCACCACAAGAAGGGACACAAGACGACCGGGTACCACAACACGTACCACAAGGACGAGTACAAGAAGGAGCACAAGTTCTACGACGACGCGCACAAGGAGGGGTACCACGACAAGCACGGCTCGCACCACGCGGACCACGGGAAGCACTCGGGCGGCAAGAAGCACGGCGGGTACCACGACTCGGCCTACAACGAGGGGCACAAAGGGAAGTCAGGGTTCTATGATAAGGGGCACTTCGATAACGAGCACGCCGGACACAAGGGCGCCAGCGGGTTCGACTCTAACTTCGGGAACTTCGATGAGTTTGGGAAGAAATCCGGCTTCAATGAGCATAACAAGTTTGGATTCAGCGATTTTTGA